A single genomic interval of Paenibacillus sp. J23TS9 harbors:
- the araD gene encoding L-ribulose-5-phosphate 4-epimerase translates to MLEALKQQVLEANLALPKHGLVTFTWGNVSGIERESGLFVIKPSGVPYEDLKAEDMVVVDLEGRVVEGDLRPSSDTPTHMVLYRSFPDIGGVVHTHSPWGTSWAQAGRALPASGTTHADYFYGEIPVTRPMTKVEIEGAYELETGNVIVERFLELGLDPSQVPGVLVHAHAPFVWGNDAHNAVHNAVVLEEVAKITARMLQLNPDCQPMDQTLLDRHFLRKHGVNAYYGQK, encoded by the coding sequence ATGCTGGAAGCTTTAAAACAGCAGGTGCTGGAGGCCAATTTGGCTCTGCCCAAACACGGACTTGTTACCTTTACATGGGGAAATGTAAGCGGAATTGAACGGGAAAGCGGATTGTTCGTCATTAAGCCAAGCGGCGTACCTTACGAGGATCTAAAAGCAGAGGATATGGTGGTTGTTGACCTGGAAGGCAGAGTTGTCGAAGGAGATCTGCGTCCATCCTCCGATACGCCTACGCATATGGTTTTATATCGGTCATTTCCGGATATCGGGGGGGTTGTACACACCCATTCGCCATGGGGAACAAGCTGGGCACAAGCGGGACGCGCGCTTCCGGCTTCGGGGACCACGCATGCGGATTATTTTTATGGGGAAATCCCAGTGACTCGTCCAATGACCAAAGTAGAAATTGAGGGCGCTTACGAGCTGGAGACCGGCAATGTCATTGTGGAGCGGTTCCTGGAGCTGGGGCTTGATCCGAGCCAGGTACCGGGCGTGCTTGTGCATGCCCACGCACCTTTTGTCTGGGGAAACGATGCGCATAATGCGGTCCATAATGCTGTAGTATTGGAGGAAGTTGCCAAAATAACCGCAAGGATGCTGCAGCTGAATCCGGACTGCCAGCCGATGGACCAAACGCTGCTGGACCGTCACTTCCTTCGGAAGCATGGAGTGAATGCGTATTATGGGCAGAAATGA
- a CDS encoding GntR family transcriptional regulator has protein sequence MNNRRVPKYIQLKNELLSWLESGKLQRGQQVPSENEIAEQFGMSRQTVRQTFGELEKEGWLERIQGKGTFARSPERREGEQVKTIGIITTYISDYIFPHIVRGAEAELRSQGYRLLLSSTDNNKEKEMESLQLMTSQPLSGLIIEPTKSAEGNPNLAYFLELQEKSIPYLMINEKYRELECACLKVDDEAGGYKAAQYLLEQGHTQIAGFFKRDDLQGVNRLKGFLAAHKAAGISASPKRVVTYTTEQKTDFPYQQALQMLTEGEMRPTAFVCYNDELAVMLMEAVAASGLQVPADVSVIGFDDSSLASASGTKLTTLTHPKTVMGQAAASRLIAMIEQGEPAEDMVYEPELIERDSVARINKG, from the coding sequence ATGAATAACAGACGAGTTCCTAAATATATTCAATTAAAAAATGAACTGCTATCCTGGCTTGAATCGGGAAAGCTCCAGCGCGGACAACAGGTGCCTTCGGAGAACGAAATCGCAGAGCAGTTCGGCATGAGCCGCCAGACGGTCCGCCAGACCTTTGGAGAGCTGGAGAAGGAGGGCTGGCTCGAGCGGATTCAGGGCAAGGGAACCTTTGCCCGGAGTCCTGAACGCCGCGAAGGCGAGCAGGTGAAGACGATTGGCATTATCACAACCTATATATCGGATTATATTTTTCCGCATATCGTGCGGGGAGCAGAAGCAGAGCTGCGCAGCCAAGGCTACAGACTCCTCTTGTCCAGTACGGATAACAATAAGGAGAAAGAGATGGAGAGCCTTCAGCTGATGACGAGTCAGCCGCTTAGCGGACTGATCATTGAGCCGACAAAGAGCGCTGAGGGCAATCCGAACCTGGCATACTTTCTGGAGCTTCAAGAAAAAAGCATTCCTTATCTGATGATCAACGAAAAGTACCGGGAGCTGGAATGCGCTTGTCTTAAGGTGGATGATGAAGCCGGGGGCTATAAGGCAGCGCAGTATTTGCTCGAGCAAGGACATACGCAGATCGCAGGTTTTTTCAAACGTGATGATCTTCAGGGCGTAAACCGGCTGAAAGGTTTCCTGGCAGCACATAAAGCGGCTGGGATCAGTGCTTCTCCCAAACGTGTCGTTACATACACGACCGAGCAGAAAACAGATTTCCCTTATCAGCAGGCTCTTCAGATGCTCACAGAAGGAGAGATGCGTCCAACGGCCTTCGTATGTTATAACGACGAGCTTGCCGTGATGCTGATGGAAGCTGTTGCCGCAAGCGGCCTTCAAGTTCCAGCGGATGTATCGGTCATCGGATTTGACGACTCCAGTCTGGCATCCGCTTCGGGTACAAAGCTGACTACGCTGACGCATCCCAAAACGGTGATGGGGCAGGCCGCCGCAAGCAGGCTTATAGCCATGATTGAGCAGGGAGAGCCGGCAGAAGATATGGTTTATGAGCCTGAGCTGATCGAACGGGATTCAGTGGCGAGGATAAATAAAGGATAA
- the araA gene encoding L-arabinose isomerase produces the protein MNLKPHSFWFVTGSQHLYGPETLDQVAEHSRIIAEQLDQDPLFTYPVAFKPIVTTPDEIYNLIVQANSDETCAGIMTWMHTFSPAKMWIAGLSQLQKPLLHFHTQFNRDIPWETMDMDFMNLNQSAHGDREYGHIGARLGIARKIVVGYWEDREVREGIAGWMRTAAAYAESRRLKVARFGDNMREVAVTDGDKVEAQIKLGWSVNGYGVGDLAQVLNEVGDHEVKALLNEYAEQYSITKAGLSDGPVRNAIAYQARIEIAMKRFLEEGGFGAFTTTFEDLHGLKQLPGLAVQRLMEAGYGFGGEGDWKTAALTRVLKVLADNKSTSFMEDYTYHFEPGNHMILGAHMLEVCPTIAATRPTVEVHPLSIGDKEDPARIVFDGQDGPAVNASLIDLGHRFRLLVNVVDGVKIEKAMPKLPVARVLWKPQPSLRESAEAWILAGGAHHTVLSYAITAENLADFAEMAGIEAVIIDKNTSVQRFKNELLWSDAAYRLRS, from the coding sequence ATGAATTTGAAACCGCACTCATTTTGGTTTGTAACAGGCAGTCAGCATCTATATGGACCAGAGACGCTGGACCAGGTAGCTGAGCATTCCCGGATTATCGCAGAGCAGCTTGATCAGGATCCTTTGTTCACCTATCCGGTCGCATTCAAGCCAATTGTGACCACGCCGGATGAAATATACAATTTGATCGTTCAAGCGAACAGCGATGAGACCTGTGCAGGGATTATGACGTGGATGCATACCTTCTCTCCGGCGAAAATGTGGATTGCAGGGCTGTCGCAGCTGCAGAAGCCTCTCCTTCATTTTCATACGCAATTTAACCGGGATATCCCGTGGGAGACCATGGACATGGATTTTATGAATCTGAACCAGTCTGCACATGGTGACAGAGAATATGGTCATATCGGCGCTCGCCTGGGAATCGCTCGCAAAATAGTCGTCGGATACTGGGAAGATCGTGAAGTGCGGGAGGGCATTGCCGGTTGGATGCGCACGGCAGCAGCATATGCCGAGAGCCGCCGCCTGAAGGTGGCACGTTTTGGCGATAACATGCGTGAAGTAGCGGTAACGGATGGTGACAAAGTCGAAGCGCAAATCAAGCTCGGATGGTCGGTAAACGGCTATGGCGTAGGGGATCTTGCACAGGTATTAAATGAAGTCGGCGATCATGAAGTGAAAGCGCTTCTGAATGAATACGCGGAGCAATACAGCATCACGAAGGCGGGACTCAGCGACGGACCGGTGCGGAACGCGATAGCGTATCAAGCCCGTATTGAAATCGCGATGAAACGCTTCCTGGAGGAGGGCGGCTTCGGTGCTTTTACGACCACCTTCGAGGATCTCCATGGATTGAAGCAGCTTCCGGGACTTGCTGTACAGCGTCTGATGGAAGCCGGTTACGGCTTTGGCGGAGAGGGAGATTGGAAGACGGCGGCGCTGACCCGTGTACTGAAGGTACTGGCCGACAATAAGAGCACATCCTTCATGGAGGACTACACCTACCACTTTGAACCGGGTAATCATATGATTCTTGGCGCACATATGCTGGAGGTATGTCCGACGATAGCGGCTACACGTCCAACCGTCGAGGTTCATCCGCTTAGCATCGGTGATAAGGAAGATCCGGCCCGGATTGTATTTGATGGTCAGGATGGCCCTGCAGTTAATGCATCCCTCATCGATTTGGGACACCGTTTCCGCTTGCTTGTGAATGTGGTCGACGGCGTGAAGATCGAAAAGGCGATGCCTAAGCTGCCGGTAGCGCGTGTGTTATGGAAACCTCAGCCCTCTTTGCGTGAATCGGCAGAGGCATGGATTTTGGCAGGTGGAGCGCATCATACGGTCCTATCTTATGCGATTACCGCCGAGAATCTGGCTGACTTTGCTGAAATGGCCGGAATCGAAGCCGTCATTATCGATAAGAATACATCGGTTCAACGCTTCAAAAACGAACTTCTTTGGAGCGATGCGGCATACCGCTTACGATCGTAA